From the Euphorbia lathyris chromosome 6, ddEupLath1.1, whole genome shotgun sequence genome, one window contains:
- the LOC136233408 gene encoding uncharacterized protein: MADHSMLDMGSCVQNSEGIEENTASQKISVMDHLNGIQYITKKSDNFIIDMESFSSHGGSSSNNKQIINGNSRITLQRNLSRKGSLRGGGGGGSGSSSGSGGSDTAMSASSSPRGSNMTEKTSLMGAVPVDHSMNPQVHHQITINTGTSNINVSAERRLALRGNSFKRPPSSWAIDPKRVLLFFATLSSMGSILLIYFTLSIAKFGNEDSGPG; this comes from the exons ATGGCGGATCATTCTATGTTG gaTATGGGTTCTTGTGTCCAAAATAGTGAGGGAATAGAAGAAAATACAGCAAGTCAGAAAATATCAGTTATGGACCACTTAAATGGAATTCAATATATAACCAAGAAATCCGATAACTTCATAATCGACATGGAAAGCTTCTCCTCCCATGGCGGCAGCAGCAGCAATAATAAACAAATCATCAACGGAAATTCAAGAATCACT TTGCAGAGGAACCTTTCAAGAAAAGGCTCTCTTCGTGGGGGTGGGGGTGGCGGTAGCGGTAGCAGTAGCGGTAGTGGTGGAAGCGACACCGCAATGAGTGCTTCTTCCTCACCAAGAG GGTCTAACATGACCGAAAAGACATCATTGATGGGTGCGGTCCCGGTCGATCATTCTATGAACCCACAAGTTCATCATCAGATCACTATTAACACAGGTACAAGCAACATTAATGTATCGGCAGAAAGGAGACTCGCCCTCCGGGGGAACAGTTTCAAGCGACCGCCTTCTTCGTGGGCAATCGACCCGAAAAGGGTTCTTTTATTTTTCGCTACCTT ATCAAGCATGGGGAGTATTCTGCTTATCTACTTCACTCTTTCGATCGCGAAGTTCGGTAACGAAGATTCGGGTCCTGGTTAA